A single region of the Blattabacterium sp. (Cryptocercus kyebangensis) genome encodes:
- a CDS encoding UDP-N-acetylmuramoyl-tripeptide--D-alanyl-D-alanine ligase: MTIRNLYNFYSISSGIEINSKKVRKNSIFFSLKGKNFDGNQFAHEAISNGAMIAIVDNRKYSSPHKNIFYVKNSLLFLQKLAIYHRYKLKNIPIIAITGSNGKTTTKELLTAILSKKYENVHSTKNNFNNHIGIPLTMLSMHKKTQIAVIEIGANHEKEIQKMCFIINPDYGYITNFGKSHLEGFKNIKGIIRGKLELYDFLKKNKKKVFVNGDDPIQLIKSIGINRYIFSEKVDSNSDIIVQYLWNKIGLRSILCIENIKIVSQLVGDYNLYNIASSITIGIYFQVPLKKIKKTIEEFIPKNYRSQILEKKNIKIIIDCYNANPSSMIKALTFFNNKIKGNKIAILGDMLELGNYSEDEHKKIIFYLEKSNINSIFLIGKIFFNTNIKTSNKIRKFSNKNIFIQWIQNVSVKTDYILIKGSRKNTLESLISFI, translated from the coding sequence ATGACTATACGAAATTTATATAATTTTTATTCTATTTCCTCTGGAATAGAAATAAATAGTAAAAAAGTAAGAAAAAACTCTATTTTTTTTTCTTTAAAAGGAAAAAATTTTGATGGAAATCAATTTGCTCATGAAGCTATTTCAAATGGAGCAATGATAGCTATAGTAGATAATAGAAAATATTCTTCTCCTCATAAAAATATTTTTTATGTAAAAAATTCCTTACTTTTTTTACAAAAATTAGCTATTTATCATAGATATAAACTAAAAAATATACCTATTATTGCTATTACAGGAAGCAATGGAAAAACCACTACCAAAGAATTATTAACAGCTATTCTTTCTAAGAAATATGAAAATGTTCATTCTACTAAAAACAATTTTAATAATCATATAGGAATTCCATTAACAATGTTATCTATGCATAAAAAAACACAAATAGCAGTTATAGAAATTGGAGCAAATCATGAAAAAGAAATACAAAAAATGTGCTTCATAATTAATCCAGATTATGGATATATAACTAATTTTGGAAAATCTCATTTAGAAGGATTTAAAAATATAAAAGGAATTATTCGTGGAAAATTAGAATTATACGATTTTTTAAAAAAAAACAAAAAGAAAGTTTTTGTAAATGGAGATGATCCAATACAATTAATTAAAAGTATAGGAATTAATAGATATATTTTTTCGGAAAAAGTAGATTCAAATTCAGATATCATAGTTCAATATTTATGGAATAAAATTGGATTAAGATCTATTTTATGTATTGAAAATATAAAAATAGTTTCCCAATTAGTAGGAGATTATAACTTATACAATATAGCTTCTTCTATAACTATTGGAATTTATTTTCAAGTACCTTTAAAAAAAATTAAAAAAACTATAGAAGAATTTATTCCTAAAAATTATCGTTCCCAAATTTTAGAAAAAAAAAATATTAAAATCATTATAGATTGCTATAATGCTAATCCAAGTAGCATGATAAAAGCTCTTACTTTTTTTAATAATAAAATTAAAGGAAATAAAATAGCTATATTAGGTGATATGTTAGAATTAGGAAATTATTCTGAGGATGAACATAAAAAAATTATTTTTTACTTGGAAAAAAGCAATATAAATTCAATATTTTTGATAGGAAAAATATTTTTTAATACGAATATCAAAACTTCCAATAAAATTAGAAAATTTTCTAATAAAAATATATTTATACAATGGATACAAAATGTATCTGTTAAAACAGATTATATACTGATCAAAGGTTCTAGAAAAAATACATTAGAGAGTTTGATTTCTTTTATCTAA